From Acidimicrobiales bacterium, the proteins below share one genomic window:
- the argF gene encoding ornithine carbamoyltransferase codes for MTPGPHHLLDVDDLTAAGLDAVLDLAEQRRPAQVLRGRGVALLFEKPSLRTRNATEMAVVQLGGHPVSVRAEEVDVDVREPAADAARVLSRYHALIGARVFEHAKLSRMAEAATVPVVNLLSDDSHPCQALADLLTLRQHWGSVAGRTIAYVGDGNNVCRSLVLAAALAGMEARVAAPAGFALPAEVAERATALGGAVVVASSPEEAVHGADAVYTDVWASMGQEDEAERRRLAFAGYTVDEHLMAKAAEGALFLHCLPAHRGEEVSAGVLDGPASVVWQQAENRMHAMRGLLLFLLGAGAGEAT; via the coding sequence ATGACCCCCGGGCCCCACCACCTCCTCGACGTGGACGACCTCACCGCCGCCGGGCTCGATGCGGTCCTCGACCTGGCCGAGCAGCGCCGGCCCGCCCAGGTCCTGCGGGGCCGGGGCGTCGCCCTGCTGTTCGAGAAGCCCTCCCTGCGGACCCGCAACGCCACCGAGATGGCTGTCGTCCAGCTGGGCGGCCACCCCGTCTCCGTGCGGGCCGAGGAGGTGGACGTGGACGTCCGGGAGCCGGCCGCCGACGCCGCCCGCGTCCTCAGCCGCTACCACGCGCTCATCGGCGCCCGGGTGTTCGAGCACGCCAAGCTGTCCCGGATGGCCGAGGCCGCCACCGTCCCCGTCGTCAACCTGCTCTCCGACGACAGCCACCCGTGCCAGGCGCTGGCCGACCTCCTCACCCTCCGCCAGCACTGGGGGTCGGTCGCCGGCCGCACCATCGCCTACGTGGGCGACGGGAACAACGTGTGCCGCTCCCTGGTGCTGGCCGCCGCCCTGGCCGGCATGGAGGCGCGGGTGGCGGCGCCCGCCGGCTTCGCCCTGCCCGCCGAGGTGGCCGAGCGGGCGACCGCCCTCGGCGGCGCCGTCGTGGTCGCCAGCTCGCCCGAGGAGGCGGTCCACGGAGCCGACGCCGTCTACACCGACGTGTGGGCGTCCATGGGCCAGGAGGACGAGGCCGAGCGCCGGCGCCTGGCCTTCGCCGGCTACACGGTGGACGAGCACCTGATGGCGAAGGCGGCCGAGGGCGCCCTGTTCCTGCACTGCCTTCCCGCCCACCGGGGCGAGGAGGTCAGCGCCGGCGTCCTCGACGGCCCCGCCAGCGTGGTGTGGCAGCAGGCCGAGAACCGCATGCACGCCATGCGCGGCCTCCTGCTCTTCCTCCTGGGCGCCGGGGCGGGGGAGGCGACGTGA
- the argR gene encoding arginine repressor yields the protein MTTTKRQRQHRVANLLERHAVTSQTQLVELLAADGLTATQATVSRDLEELGAVKVRVPGGETVYAIPEMAKDRLAPEDHLRRVLGDWVGDVASSANIVVLRTPPGSAHVVGSALDRAGLEEIVGTVAGDDTVIVVAAEYVGGAEVARRLAALAGVDQGREST from the coding sequence GTGACCACCACCAAGCGCCAGCGCCAGCACCGGGTGGCCAACCTGCTCGAGCGCCACGCCGTCACCAGCCAGACGCAGCTGGTGGAGCTGCTGGCGGCCGACGGGCTGACCGCCACCCAGGCCACCGTGTCGCGCGACCTCGAGGAGCTGGGCGCCGTCAAGGTGCGCGTCCCTGGGGGTGAGACGGTGTACGCCATCCCCGAGATGGCCAAGGACCGGCTCGCCCCCGAGGACCACCTCCGCCGGGTGCTGGGCGACTGGGTGGGGGACGTGGCGTCGTCGGCCAACATCGTCGTGCTCCGCACGCCCCCCGGATCGGCCCACGTGGTGGGCTCGGCCCTGGACCGGGCGGGGCTGGAGGAGATCGTCGGGACCGTGGCCGGTGACGACACCGTGATCGTGGTGGCCGCCGAGTACGTCGGCGGCGCCGAGGTGGCGAGGCGGCTCGCCGCCCTCGCCGGAGTGGACCAGGGGAGAGAGAGCACATGA
- a CDS encoding argininosuccinate synthase, producing MTKRVVLAYSGGLDTSVAVRWMGEEMGLEVIALAADVGQGGDFEDIRKRALAAGAVEAVVVDCREEYARDFVAPALKANAKYEGKYPLVSSLSRPIIVKHLVAAAREHGATGIAHGCTGKGNDQVRFEVSTRALAPDLDIVAPVREWGLTREESIEYAARFGIPVTVTKASPYSIDQNLWGRTIECGILEDPWEQPPEEVYELTTPTATEATELTIGFEQGVPVSLDGRPLPLHELIDEVTRVVGSYGWGRIDMVENRRVGIKSREVYECPGSLALLMAHSDLEDLTLERDLAHEKARLEPRYAELVYDGLWFSPLKQALDAFVDESQRFVTGEVRLRCEVPGRCIVAGRRSEVGLYDYALATYEAADRFRHSDAEGFVRLWGLGVQTWAARQARRGDA from the coding sequence ATGACCAAGCGGGTCGTTCTGGCGTACAGCGGCGGTCTGGACACCTCGGTGGCCGTCCGGTGGATGGGCGAGGAGATGGGGCTGGAGGTCATCGCCCTGGCGGCCGACGTCGGGCAGGGCGGCGACTTCGAGGACATCCGCAAGCGGGCGCTGGCCGCCGGTGCGGTGGAGGCCGTGGTGGTGGACTGCCGGGAGGAGTACGCCCGGGACTTCGTGGCGCCCGCCCTCAAGGCCAATGCCAAGTACGAGGGGAAGTACCCGCTGGTCTCGTCGCTGTCCCGCCCGATCATCGTCAAGCACCTGGTGGCGGCGGCACGGGAGCACGGGGCGACCGGCATCGCCCACGGGTGCACCGGCAAGGGCAACGACCAGGTGCGCTTCGAGGTCAGCACCCGGGCCCTGGCGCCCGACCTCGACATCGTGGCGCCGGTGCGGGAGTGGGGGCTCACCCGCGAGGAGTCCATCGAGTACGCGGCCCGCTTCGGCATCCCGGTCACCGTCACCAAGGCCAGCCCGTACTCCATCGACCAGAACCTGTGGGGGCGCACCATCGAGTGCGGCATCCTGGAGGATCCCTGGGAGCAGCCCCCCGAGGAGGTGTACGAGCTCACGACCCCGACGGCCACCGAGGCGACGGAGCTGACCATCGGCTTCGAGCAGGGCGTCCCCGTCAGCCTGGACGGCAGGCCGCTGCCGCTCCACGAGCTGATCGACGAGGTCACCCGGGTGGTGGGCTCGTACGGGTGGGGCCGCATCGACATGGTGGAGAACCGCCGGGTGGGCATCAAGAGCCGGGAGGTCTACGAGTGCCCGGGGTCGCTCGCCCTCCTCATGGCCCACTCCGACCTGGAGGACCTCACCCTCGAGCGCGACCTGGCCCACGAGAAGGCCCGCCTGGAGCCCCGCTACGCCGAGCTGGTCTACGACGGCCTGTGGTTCTCGCCCCTGAAGCAGGCCCTCGACGCCTTCGTCGACGAGAGCCAGCGCTTCGTCACCGGCGAGGTGCGCCTGCGCTGCGAGGTGCCCGGGCGCTGCATCGTGGCGGGCCGGCGCAGCGAGGTCGGCCTCTACGACTACGCCCTCGCCACCTACGAGGCGGCCGACCGCTTCCGCCACTCCGACGCCGAGGGCTTCGTGCGGCTGTGGGGCCTCGGCGTGCAGACGTGGGCGGCCCGCCAGGCCCGCCGCGGGGACGCCTAG
- the argH gene encoding argininosuccinate lyase codes for MRLWDGRLTSTPAPEMLAFTASLDFDRRLAADDVAGSRAHVRGLGKSGILTGDEVSILLTALNRVGEELAEGTFVFAPTDEDVHTAIERRVTEITGDVGAKLHTGRSRNDQVATALRLFTKRELVRVAAAALHLQGVLLARAEAAGDTYLPGYTHLQRAQPVLLAHHLLAHGWALARDVARLESTLERLDVSPLGAGALAGSSLPLDPDWVAADLGFAARFENSLDAVSDRDFVAEALFDLALLGVHLSRMGEEIVLWSSEEYGFVRLDDAYATGSSMLPQKKNPDVAELARGKAGRLIGHLTGMLATLKGLPLAYNRDLQEDKEPLFDALDQVRLALAAMAGLYATASFDDRRMQDAASEDASSAVDVAEWLVERGMPFRDAHRVVGGLVRSCVERGVPLAELVEAHPDLGADALFLLEPGAAVGRRTTPGGAGPGPVADQLGRFRKRLHHDTERLARWRRP; via the coding sequence ATGAGGCTCTGGGACGGGCGACTCACGTCGACTCCGGCGCCGGAGATGCTCGCCTTCACGGCCAGCCTCGACTTCGACCGGCGCCTGGCCGCCGACGACGTCGCCGGCTCGCGCGCCCACGTGCGCGGGCTGGGCAAGAGCGGGATCCTCACCGGGGACGAGGTGAGCATCCTGCTGACCGCCCTCAACCGGGTGGGCGAGGAGCTGGCCGAGGGCACGTTCGTCTTCGCGCCCACCGACGAGGATGTCCACACGGCCATCGAGCGCCGGGTCACCGAGATCACCGGCGACGTCGGGGCCAAGCTCCACACCGGGCGCAGCCGCAACGACCAGGTCGCCACCGCCCTCCGCCTGTTCACCAAACGGGAGCTGGTGCGGGTGGCCGCCGCCGCGCTCCACCTCCAAGGGGTGCTCCTGGCCCGGGCCGAGGCCGCCGGCGACACCTACCTCCCGGGCTACACCCACCTCCAGCGGGCCCAGCCCGTCCTCCTCGCCCACCACCTGCTGGCCCACGGCTGGGCGCTGGCCCGCGACGTCGCCCGCCTGGAGAGCACCCTCGAGCGGCTGGACGTGTCGCCCCTGGGCGCCGGCGCGCTGGCCGGTTCGTCGCTCCCGCTCGACCCGGACTGGGTGGCCGCCGACCTCGGCTTCGCCGCCCGCTTCGAGAACTCGCTGGACGCGGTGAGCGACCGCGACTTCGTCGCCGAGGCCCTGTTCGACCTCGCCCTGCTCGGCGTCCACCTCTCCCGCATGGGCGAGGAGATCGTGCTGTGGTCGAGCGAGGAGTACGGCTTCGTCCGCCTCGACGACGCCTACGCGACGGGCAGCTCGATGCTGCCCCAGAAGAAGAACCCCGACGTGGCCGAGCTGGCCCGCGGGAAGGCGGGGCGGCTCATCGGGCACCTGACGGGGATGCTGGCCACCCTCAAGGGACTGCCCCTCGCCTACAACCGCGACCTCCAGGAGGACAAGGAGCCGCTGTTCGACGCCCTGGACCAGGTCCGGCTGGCCCTGGCCGCCATGGCCGGCCTGTACGCCACCGCCTCCTTCGACGACCGGCGCATGCAGGACGCCGCCTCCGAGGACGCCTCGTCGGCCGTCGACGTGGCCGAGTGGCTGGTCGAGCGGGGGATGCCGTTCCGCGACGCCCACCGGGTGGTGGGCGGCCTGGTCCGGTCGTGCGTGGAGCGGGGGGTGCCCCTGGCCGAGCTGGTCGAGGCCCACCCCGACCTGGGAGCCGACGCCCTGTTCCTCCTGGAGCCGGGCGCGGCCGTGGGCCGCCGCACGACGCCGGGCGGGGCCGGCCCCGGGCCGGTGGCCGACCAGCTGGGCCGGTTCCGCAAGCGGCTGCACCACGACACCGAGCGGCTCGCCCGGTGGCGCCGGCCCTGA
- a CDS encoding DNA-3-methyladenine glycosylase, giving the protein MAPALSPAPLPRAFYRRDPRVVAPELLNKVLVVRERSGRIVEVEAYAGAEDPGSHAFRGPTPRNASMFGPPGLLYVYRSYGIHWCANAVCGDEGVGVAVLLRALAPLTGLDGMRAARPGTARDRDLCSGPGRLCQALGLTGAHDGADLVTAEGGPFLADDGTAPPAAPANTTRVGLTRGAAHPWRWYVPGDPNVSRGRPSALPGARGVR; this is encoded by the coding sequence GTGGCGCCGGCCCTGAGCCCGGCCCCCCTCCCGAGGGCGTTCTACCGCCGGGACCCGCGCGTGGTGGCACCGGAGCTGCTCAACAAGGTCCTGGTCGTCAGGGAGCGGTCGGGGCGGATCGTGGAGGTGGAGGCCTACGCCGGCGCCGAGGACCCGGGGAGCCACGCCTTCCGAGGCCCGACGCCCCGCAACGCCTCCATGTTCGGCCCGCCCGGCCTGTTGTACGTCTACCGGTCCTATGGCATCCACTGGTGCGCCAATGCCGTGTGCGGCGACGAGGGCGTCGGTGTGGCGGTCCTCCTGCGTGCGCTGGCCCCCCTCACCGGGCTCGACGGGATGCGGGCGGCCCGCCCCGGGACGGCGCGCGACCGGGACCTGTGCAGCGGCCCGGGACGGCTGTGCCAGGCCCTCGGGCTCACCGGCGCCCACGACGGGGCCGACCTGGTGACCGCCGAGGGGGGCCCGTTCCTGGCCGACGACGGCACGGCGCCGCCCGCCGCCCCCGCCAACACCACTCGCGTCGGCCTCACCCGGGGCGCCGCGCACCCGTGGCGGTGGTACGTCCCGGGCGACCCCAACGTCTCCCGGGGGCGTCCGTCGGCGCTGCCCGGGGCACGGGGAGTCAGGTGA